A DNA window from Luteolibacter luteus contains the following coding sequences:
- a CDS encoding uracil-DNA glycosylase family protein yields the protein MSEPLIAASRHLADRLRPLAFSKAAFTYLPLDYAREPHELYLSRFGKGPKKVVFLGMNPGPFGMAQTGVPFGEVASVRDWMGISTPVGKPDKEHPKRPVQGFDCPKSEVSGRRLWGLFAERYPKAGDFFKDHFVLNYCPLVWMSETGANLTPDKLPASEMEEVEEACLEHLAASIKELQPEWLIGVGGYAEERLKEAAARSGLSAKLGRVLHPSPASPAANRGWAEAATKQLVAQGVWKV from the coding sequence GTGTCCGAGCCACTCATCGCTGCATCCCGCCATCTTGCCGATCGTCTGCGTCCGCTTGCCTTCAGCAAGGCGGCTTTCACCTATCTGCCGCTGGATTACGCCCGGGAGCCGCATGAGCTCTACCTGAGCCGGTTTGGCAAGGGGCCGAAGAAGGTGGTGTTCCTAGGGATGAATCCGGGACCCTTTGGCATGGCGCAGACGGGTGTGCCCTTCGGCGAGGTGGCTTCAGTGCGGGATTGGATGGGGATCTCCACGCCGGTGGGGAAGCCGGACAAGGAGCATCCGAAGCGGCCGGTACAGGGATTCGATTGTCCGAAGTCCGAGGTTAGCGGGCGTCGCCTATGGGGGCTTTTCGCCGAGCGCTATCCGAAGGCCGGCGATTTCTTCAAGGATCACTTTGTCCTCAACTATTGCCCGCTGGTGTGGATGAGCGAGACCGGCGCGAACCTGACGCCGGACAAGCTGCCCGCAAGCGAAATGGAGGAGGTGGAGGAGGCCTGCCTTGAACACTTGGCGGCATCGATCAAGGAACTCCAGCCGGAGTGGTTGATCGGCGTCGGGGGCTATGCCGAGGAACGGCTGAAGGAAGCGGCCGCGAGGAGTGGCCTGAGCGCGAAGCTGGGACGGGTGCTGCATCCTTCGCCGGCATCCCCGGCTGCGAACCGCGGTTGGGCAGAAGCGGCGACGAAGCAGCTGGTGGCACAGGGGGTGTGGAAGGTGTAG
- a CDS encoding SUMF1/EgtB/PvdO family nonheme iron enzyme, translating into MTLLCSLFRRAFLGSMLLGFASPVSGETFTDLQAFLTANPGLTLFNFEGIAPPQDTIQLPQPIQGVTFQGEHDDNRNFDPRLIGVTDATPSDYILVNTTQGYRMRILFDRLYAKVGLMVKIGSGNVTARVQAYSNGTVVGDQTLITAADFSTFIGFTEALGIDRIDISAPQERGNAVRVDDLRFGTEVADTSDVPIPMEWKTVGNPGNRPDLIGFGRVDYKYRITKHEITNTQYVEFLNAVAASDPNGLFNLATVSDPRAGIIRSGTPGSYTYSTRKNMANKPVIWVSFNDAARMANWMHNGKGSGGTENGVYDMSVETPIRQAGAKYFIPSEDEWYKAAAYDPTPGAGAGDNYWLYATRAENAPMPATTNGSGMISNPGVNVANYESGARWGGLAGHLTTVGSAGAQSESYYGTADQSGNVSEWNDTVFSAARRGIRGGGWNVGSPFVTTSRQDYNIPTVENPTLGFRLAAPVPVVSASIVGPASLQEDLAGQLQIRVARTGDSGAALEVNFTSSGSATAGEDYLLGGAEGTKVTIPAGAEEAIVTIDPVADNLDEADESITFTLSAGGAYDLAAGKEVTATIIDDDFSPVALDDSGYEVPEDGSLDISSAAGVLANDTDEDDGNGPDHLVAELVSNVSHGELFLRPDGSFLYAPLPDYFGPDSFTYRANDGTNRSGIATVSLTVSERVDLHLSAASSLPVVGAPGTVTHTFTLENRGPSDATSVTVELGSALPPGVTANPAVPGTGTFSGNRWQLDLAEGSTASLSVTYAVSPGAPGGTANLGTNANVVSTDQPRIAPGDDSASVTSGIVSPAGTGVAKLDIAPLIDKQQGLFIQKLTVTNNNTLALAGFRLLVGNLPADVQVYNRQGLDPQGLPYVDWSGALAPGAQVTLTIEFFHPGRNPSFAPTYTISSVLAVAPTEPAVADGGSGPTRVVVLENRDMLLEFNSVPGSAYAIEYTHDGTLWHRAEPSVTASSNRTQWIDSGPPKTSAHPSTEPVRYYRIVTLPE; encoded by the coding sequence ATGACCCTTCTCTGTTCCCTTTTCCGCCGCGCATTCTTGGGCAGCATGCTGCTCGGCTTCGCCTCTCCGGTCTCCGGTGAGACGTTCACGGATCTCCAAGCCTTCCTGACTGCGAATCCCGGCCTGACGCTCTTCAATTTCGAGGGCATCGCCCCCCCGCAGGATACCATCCAGTTACCCCAGCCGATCCAGGGGGTCACCTTCCAGGGCGAGCACGACGACAATCGCAATTTCGATCCCCGCCTCATCGGGGTCACCGACGCGACCCCCAGCGACTACATCCTGGTGAATACCACACAGGGCTACAGGATGCGGATCCTCTTCGACCGCCTCTACGCAAAGGTCGGACTCATGGTGAAAATCGGGAGCGGGAACGTCACCGCGCGGGTCCAAGCTTACAGCAACGGCACCGTGGTCGGCGACCAGACGCTGATCACCGCGGCCGACTTCAGCACATTCATCGGCTTCACCGAGGCTCTTGGAATCGACCGCATCGATATCTCCGCCCCGCAGGAACGGGGCAATGCCGTCCGGGTGGATGACCTCCGCTTCGGAACCGAGGTGGCAGACACCAGCGATGTCCCGATCCCCATGGAATGGAAGACCGTCGGGAACCCCGGCAACCGGCCGGATCTCATTGGCTTCGGCCGGGTGGATTACAAATACCGCATCACGAAGCATGAGATCACCAACACGCAGTATGTGGAATTCCTGAATGCCGTCGCCGCTTCAGATCCCAACGGACTCTTCAATCTTGCCACTGTATCGGACCCCCGCGCTGGCATCATCCGCAGCGGCACTCCCGGTAGCTACACGTATTCCACGCGGAAGAACATGGCGAACAAGCCGGTCATCTGGGTCAGCTTCAATGACGCCGCCCGGATGGCGAACTGGATGCACAACGGGAAAGGCAGCGGCGGCACGGAGAACGGTGTCTACGACATGTCGGTCGAAACTCCTATCCGGCAAGCTGGCGCGAAATATTTCATCCCGAGCGAGGACGAATGGTACAAAGCCGCCGCCTACGATCCCACCCCGGGGGCCGGAGCTGGCGACAACTACTGGCTCTATGCGACCCGGGCGGAGAATGCACCGATGCCGGCAACCACCAACGGGTCCGGCATGATCAGCAATCCCGGCGTGAACGTGGCAAACTACGAATCCGGTGCGCGCTGGGGAGGATTGGCGGGACACTTGACCACGGTGGGAAGCGCGGGCGCGCAAAGCGAGAGCTACTACGGCACCGCAGACCAAAGCGGGAACGTCTCGGAATGGAACGACACGGTTTTCAGCGCCGCACGCCGGGGCATCCGGGGAGGAGGATGGAACGTCGGCTCCCCCTTTGTGACGACCTCCCGTCAGGACTATAACATCCCGACCGTCGAAAATCCCACCCTTGGGTTTCGCTTGGCGGCACCGGTACCGGTCGTCAGCGCTTCGATCGTTGGCCCGGCCTCGCTGCAGGAAGACCTCGCGGGCCAACTCCAGATCCGGGTGGCGCGCACGGGGGATTCGGGAGCAGCCCTTGAGGTGAATTTCACCTCGTCCGGCAGCGCCACCGCAGGAGAAGACTACCTCCTCGGCGGAGCCGAAGGGACCAAGGTCACCATCCCCGCCGGAGCAGAGGAGGCCATCGTCACGATCGATCCCGTGGCCGACAATCTCGACGAGGCCGATGAGAGCATCACCTTCACCCTATCGGCTGGAGGCGCCTACGATCTCGCGGCAGGCAAGGAAGTAACGGCAACGATCATCGACGATGACTTCTCTCCGGTCGCCCTGGACGATTCCGGCTATGAAGTTCCTGAGGATGGCAGCTTGGATATTTCCTCCGCCGCCGGCGTCTTGGCCAACGACACTGACGAAGACGACGGCAATGGTCCGGATCATCTCGTGGCGGAACTCGTCTCAAACGTTAGCCACGGCGAATTGTTTCTGCGCCCGGATGGGTCCTTCCTTTATGCTCCGCTGCCCGATTACTTCGGCCCCGATTCGTTCACTTACCGTGCAAACGATGGGACAAACCGGTCCGGCATCGCGACCGTTTCCCTCACCGTGAGCGAGCGTGTCGATCTCCACCTCAGCGCGGCAAGCAGCCTGCCGGTGGTGGGCGCTCCGGGCACCGTCACTCATACCTTCACCCTCGAAAACCGAGGCCCGAGCGATGCCACATCGGTGACGGTGGAACTTGGCTCGGCACTTCCACCGGGAGTCACGGCGAATCCCGCGGTGCCCGGAACCGGAACCTTCAGCGGAAACCGCTGGCAGCTCGATCTGGCCGAGGGAAGCACGGCGAGCTTGAGCGTGACCTATGCGGTTTCACCGGGAGCGCCGGGCGGGACTGCCAACCTCGGCACGAATGCGAACGTCGTCTCGACCGATCAACCCCGCATCGCGCCCGGCGACGATTCGGCATCGGTGACAAGCGGCATTGTCAGCCCCGCCGGAACAGGGGTCGCCAAGCTCGACATCGCACCATTGATCGACAAGCAGCAGGGGCTCTTCATCCAGAAGCTTACCGTTACCAATAACAATACCCTTGCTCTTGCCGGCTTCCGGCTTCTCGTTGGAAATCTCCCGGCTGACGTCCAGGTTTACAACCGGCAGGGGCTCGATCCGCAGGGGCTCCCCTATGTGGATTGGTCGGGAGCCTTGGCACCCGGGGCACAAGTCACCTTGACCATCGAATTCTTCCACCCGGGACGAAACCCCAGCTTCGCTCCGACCTATACGATCTCCTCCGTTCTCGCAGTCGCCCCGACAGAGCCGGCGGTGGCAGATGGCGGCAGCGGGCCCACCCGCGTGGTCGTGCTGGAAAACCGTGACATGCTGTTGGAGTTCAACTCTGTCCCCGGCTCGGCTTACGCCATCGAATACACCCACGATGGCACCCTTTGGCACCGTGCGGAGCCATCGGTCACGGCGTCTTCGAACCGGACTCAATGGATTGATTCCGGGCCTCCGAAAACCTCCGCTCATCCATCCACCGAGCCGGTGCGCTATTATCGGATCGTGACCCTGCCGGAGTAA